The following coding sequences are from one Niveibacterium umoris window:
- a CDS encoding Hsp20/alpha crystallin family protein, whose amino-acid sequence MIYRSFFPREVLAQIDRLQRELQSVERSPSIRGGAQGSFPAINIGSTPSAVEIYAFAPGLDPASLDLQIERGVLTLSGERATDQPGADQKATVHIAERFAGRFRRVVSLPDDIDAAGVTARYRDGLLHVTVPRRLAEQPRKIEIH is encoded by the coding sequence ATGATCTACCGCAGTTTCTTCCCCCGCGAAGTGCTGGCGCAAATCGATCGCCTGCAGCGCGAACTGCAGTCTGTCGAACGCTCGCCCAGCATCCGCGGTGGCGCCCAGGGCAGTTTTCCGGCGATCAACATTGGCAGCACCCCGAGCGCTGTCGAGATCTACGCATTCGCCCCCGGGCTCGACCCGGCAAGCCTCGATCTGCAGATCGAACGTGGCGTCCTCACCCTCTCTGGCGAGCGTGCAACCGACCAACCTGGCGCTGACCAGAAGGCCACGGTGCATATCGCCGAACGCTTCGCGGGTCGCTTCCGCCGGGTCGTCAGCCTGCCCGATGACATCGACGCCGCGGGCGTGACTGCACGCTATCGCGACGGTCTGCTGCACGTCACCGTCCCGCGTCGCTTGGCCGAGCAGCCGCGCAAGATCGAAATTCACTGA
- the malZ gene encoding maltodextrin glucosidase, which yields MFLIHPQVEPWLVRTDAGVRVTLLTERSEGLTVMLRCEPDNEARFIDMKHTGREAELHRFEATLPWDSGNDPTVYCFKVIEHGKQHWLASDGQHHRVPHRDQMFRINRRDTPPLWVRDQVFYQVFPDRFCQGDPSLAVQTGEYTYGSGRMKVVAKQWGEPVSQETCASEFYGGDLIGVRRSLDYLQSELGITALYLNPIFVSGSNHKYDTEDYYNVDPHLGGNEALAALSADMKGRGMRLILDAVVNHTGTNHPWFNLHGRHDSQGAMQSPKSPWRDWYYFDEAGHYYGWNGHKSLPVLDFSAQGLRNAIYAGPDAVLRHWMREPYGIDGWRFDVIHMLGEGPGSNNNAHYVREFRKALREENPQAYVMGEHFNEATRWLQGDQEDGAMNYYGFAHPVREWLAGTDIAYHDARLDTEEFGAWLDSARGRIPYDNQLAQFNLLDSHDTARFFTLVGTDTEAMKLAVSLLFAYPGVPCIYYGDEIGLEGGQDPDCRRCFDWDRNHWNRELFDHYKALIALRKARPELRHGAYQTLLAAGDTYAFARYTKDSVSVFALNRGERPHAVRLPLWVLPLHKKRWRAPGGEPIANEPGWITTILPPRSHVILLGED from the coding sequence ATGTTCCTGATCCACCCACAGGTCGAACCCTGGCTGGTCCGCACCGACGCCGGTGTCCGTGTCACGCTGCTGACCGAACGCAGCGAAGGCCTGACGGTGATGCTGCGTTGCGAACCCGACAACGAAGCGCGCTTCATCGACATGAAACACACCGGCCGCGAAGCCGAACTGCACCGCTTTGAAGCGACCTTGCCGTGGGATTCCGGCAACGACCCGACGGTGTACTGTTTCAAGGTGATCGAGCACGGCAAGCAGCACTGGCTGGCCAGTGATGGTCAGCACCACCGCGTACCGCATCGCGACCAGATGTTCCGCATCAACCGCCGCGACACCCCGCCGCTGTGGGTACGCGACCAGGTCTTCTACCAGGTCTTCCCGGACCGCTTCTGCCAGGGCGACCCATCGCTGGCAGTGCAGACCGGCGAATACACCTATGGCAGCGGCCGCATGAAAGTGGTGGCCAAGCAGTGGGGCGAACCCGTAAGCCAGGAAACCTGTGCCAGCGAGTTCTACGGCGGCGACCTGATCGGCGTGCGCCGGAGCCTTGACTATCTACAGAGCGAACTCGGCATCACCGCGCTCTACCTCAACCCGATCTTCGTCTCGGGCAGCAATCACAAGTACGACACCGAGGACTACTACAACGTCGACCCGCACCTGGGCGGCAACGAGGCGCTTGCTGCGCTATCGGCCGACATGAAGGGTCGCGGCATGCGCTTGATCCTCGATGCGGTGGTCAACCACACCGGCACCAACCACCCGTGGTTCAACCTGCACGGCCGTCACGACAGTCAAGGCGCGATGCAGTCACCCAAGTCACCGTGGCGTGACTGGTACTACTTCGATGAAGCCGGCCACTACTACGGCTGGAACGGCCACAAGTCGCTACCGGTGCTGGACTTCAGTGCGCAAGGGCTGCGCAACGCGATCTATGCCGGCCCCGATGCGGTACTCCGGCACTGGATGCGCGAGCCCTACGGGATCGACGGCTGGCGCTTCGACGTCATCCACATGCTCGGCGAAGGCCCCGGCTCGAACAACAACGCGCACTACGTGCGCGAGTTCCGCAAGGCGCTGCGCGAAGAGAACCCGCAAGCCTATGTGATGGGCGAGCACTTCAACGAAGCCACGCGCTGGTTGCAGGGCGACCAGGAAGATGGCGCGATGAACTACTACGGCTTCGCCCATCCGGTGCGCGAATGGCTGGCCGGTACCGATATTGCCTACCACGACGCGCGCCTCGATACCGAGGAGTTCGGCGCTTGGCTGGATTCGGCCCGCGGCCGCATCCCCTACGACAACCAGCTTGCCCAGTTCAACCTGCTCGACAGCCACGACACCGCACGCTTCTTCACGCTGGTCGGCACCGACACGGAAGCGATGAAGCTCGCGGTGAGCCTGCTGTTCGCCTACCCCGGCGTACCGTGCATCTACTACGGCGATGAAATCGGCCTCGAAGGCGGTCAGGACCCGGATTGCCGCCGCTGCTTCGACTGGGACCGCAACCACTGGAACCGCGAACTGTTCGACCACTACAAGGCGCTGATCGCGCTGCGCAAGGCACGGCCCGAACTGCGCCACGGCGCCTATCAGACCCTGCTGGCGGCGGGCGACACCTACGCCTTCGCGCGCTACACGAAGGATTCGGTCTCGGTGTTCGCGCTCAACCGTGGCGAGCGCCCGCACGCGGTACGCCTGCCACTGTGGGTCTTGCCGCTGCACAAGAAACGCTGGCGCGCACCCGGCGGCGAACCGATCGCGAACGAGCCGGGCTGGATCACGACGATCCTGCCGCCCCGCTCGCATGTGATCCTGCTCGGCGAGGATTGA
- a CDS encoding Hsp20/alpha crystallin family protein produces MTQENAQTSSTRDEDFLLPPVDVIEDAQGIQMTADLPGVSKERLAIKVEGDVLTLEGAVELPLPEGIKSIHAEVSAARFRRAFTLSRELDSERIEAAFSHGVLRLRIPKKTQAQARRVEIRVD; encoded by the coding sequence ATGACCCAAGAGAATGCACAGACCAGCAGCACCCGCGACGAAGACTTCCTGCTGCCGCCGGTCGACGTGATCGAAGATGCGCAAGGCATCCAGATGACAGCTGATCTGCCCGGCGTGTCGAAGGAGCGCCTGGCGATCAAGGTTGAAGGCGATGTCCTGACGCTCGAAGGCGCCGTCGAACTGCCGCTGCCGGAGGGCATCAAGTCCATCCATGCCGAGGTCAGCGCAGCGCGCTTCAGACGAGCATTCACGCTCTCACGCGAACTCGACTCCGAGCGCATCGAGGCGGCGTTCAGCCATGGCGTGCTGCGATTGCGAATCCCGAAGAAGACCCAGGCACAAGCGCGGCGGGTCGAGATTCGCGTCGATTGA
- a CDS encoding magnesium and cobalt transport protein CorA codes for MSVAKVVELLNKQKRVEGMVHSQNMQRHDLVETLVHRQHQAELENLLAKLSSSEIGAILEALPADDALMLWKQIPSERENELLWEVSDVVREQLAGSQEPGFAESQLNAFELVDGRLRQVAITRRSELEGVRPIWIDLLNSTRAERTYVGQHFGLELPDPGEATDLEVSSRFHINEQEEIHLHSNFLLDRAGDSRSVPVAFILHKGVLFSIRNEELPVFRLQRRRARTQPGYVSDCYDVLIDLYGADVEYSADSLEDIYGTLGKVGRQVLSESMSDEDAAGTLADIAEEEDLNGRIRSNILDTQRALSFLMRCRVLSSGQFDDAKQILRNIESLNSHTAFLFDKINFLMDATIGFININQNRRVSQLTAWGVVFMPLNIVAGIGGMSEFSMMTQGIPWPLAYGGLILGMGFAGWGTYVVLRYIEAKRAASTRTPRPQQTALRT; via the coding sequence ATGTCCGTTGCAAAAGTGGTCGAGCTCCTCAACAAGCAAAAGCGGGTCGAGGGCATGGTGCATAGCCAGAACATGCAACGGCATGATCTGGTTGAAACGCTGGTGCACCGGCAGCATCAGGCCGAACTTGAGAACCTGCTGGCGAAGCTTTCGTCGTCCGAGATCGGCGCGATTCTCGAAGCCTTGCCGGCAGACGATGCGCTGATGTTGTGGAAGCAGATCCCGTCCGAGCGCGAGAACGAATTGCTGTGGGAAGTCTCCGACGTCGTGCGCGAACAGCTTGCGGGCAGTCAGGAGCCGGGCTTTGCCGAGAGCCAGCTGAATGCCTTCGAACTGGTCGATGGCCGTCTGCGCCAAGTCGCGATCACCCGCCGCAGCGAGCTCGAAGGCGTGCGCCCGATCTGGATCGATCTGCTCAACTCCACCCGCGCCGAGCGCACCTATGTCGGCCAGCATTTCGGGCTGGAGCTGCCCGATCCGGGCGAGGCGACCGATCTCGAAGTCAGCTCGCGCTTCCACATCAACGAACAGGAAGAGATCCACCTGCATTCGAACTTCCTGCTCGATCGTGCGGGCGACTCGCGCAGCGTTCCGGTGGCCTTCATCCTGCACAAGGGCGTACTGTTCTCGATCCGCAACGAGGAACTGCCGGTCTTCCGCCTGCAGCGTCGTCGCGCCCGCACCCAGCCGGGCTATGTGTCTGACTGCTACGACGTGCTGATCGACCTCTACGGTGCCGACGTCGAGTATTCGGCCGATTCGCTGGAAGACATCTACGGCACGCTCGGCAAGGTCGGGCGACAGGTGCTCAGCGAGTCGATGAGCGATGAGGACGCGGCCGGTACGCTGGCGGACATCGCGGAAGAAGAGGATCTGAACGGTCGCATCCGCAGCAACATCCTCGATACGCAGCGCGCCTTGTCCTTCCTGATGCGCTGCCGCGTGCTGTCGTCCGGTCAGTTCGACGATGCCAAGCAGATCCTGCGCAACATCGAATCGCTGAACAGCCACACCGCTTTCCTGTTCGACAAGATCAACTTCCTGATGGATGCGACGATCGGTTTCATCAACATCAACCAGAACCGACGCGTGTCTCAGCTCACCGCCTGGGGGGTGGTGTTCATGCCGCTGAACATCGTGGCCGGTATCGGCGGCATGTCGGAATTCTCGATGATGACGCAGGGCATACCCTGGCCGCTGGCTTACGGCGGCCTGATCCTCGGCATGGGTTTCGCGGGTTGGGGCACCTACGTTGTGCTGCGTTACATCGAGGCCAAAAGGGCCGCCAGCACCCGTACGCCGCGACCGCAGCAAACGGCTTTGCGCACCTAA
- a CDS encoding GGDEF domain-containing protein: protein MRRSVAAALFYAVSAVILAVASAVGLFPRYALWLPVATFTTAAVGFCIVIRSGFNLRFRDPSLTEAQIAIALLNCTLVLGFAGPMRGIVMLAYVVPLQFGAFALTSPILLRLCLIPALGLPIAVAAGQAMGIHGASINFELVQWLALMLVLPYTAVVAGRLHEYGRYKRLSDTDELSGLQNRRAALAYLDQLTRMSDANRVPFCVALMDFDHFKAVNDTFGHATGDQVIRSFAALARDTLRKGDVIARWGGEEFLVVLHGDLAQARASIERLIHAAANHSIEGLPRPVTVSAGLALHAIGQSIPDLVEHADRALYTAKRKGRNRLELAASDSDRRDTAAI, encoded by the coding sequence ATGCGGCGGAGTGTCGCTGCCGCACTGTTCTATGCGGTGTCCGCGGTCATTCTCGCTGTCGCATCGGCTGTCGGACTCTTCCCACGCTATGCGCTGTGGTTGCCCGTCGCAACCTTTACCACTGCGGCCGTCGGTTTCTGCATCGTGATCCGCAGCGGTTTCAACTTGCGCTTCCGCGACCCGAGCCTGACGGAGGCCCAGATCGCCATTGCCTTGCTCAATTGCACGCTCGTACTGGGCTTTGCCGGACCGATGCGCGGCATCGTCATGCTGGCCTACGTCGTGCCGCTTCAGTTCGGCGCGTTTGCGCTCACTTCCCCGATCTTGCTGCGGCTGTGCCTGATCCCCGCATTGGGATTGCCGATTGCCGTCGCGGCGGGGCAAGCCATGGGCATCCACGGTGCGAGCATCAATTTCGAGCTGGTGCAATGGCTCGCGCTGATGCTGGTGCTGCCCTACACCGCCGTTGTCGCCGGTCGCCTGCACGAGTACGGACGCTACAAGCGGCTCTCGGACACCGATGAACTCTCGGGCCTGCAGAACCGCCGTGCGGCGCTGGCCTACCTCGATCAGCTCACACGCATGTCGGACGCCAACCGGGTGCCCTTCTGTGTCGCCCTGATGGATTTCGACCATTTCAAGGCGGTCAACGACACCTTTGGCCACGCGACGGGCGATCAGGTGATCCGCAGCTTTGCAGCGCTCGCGCGCGACACCCTCCGCAAAGGCGACGTCATCGCCCGCTGGGGTGGAGAGGAATTCCTGGTAGTGCTGCACGGTGATCTCGCGCAAGCGAGGGCCAGCATCGAGCGCCTGATCCACGCTGCCGCCAACCACAGCATCGAGGGCCTGCCGCGGCCAGTCACCGTCTCCGCCGGACTCGCGCTGCACGCTATCGGCCAGTCGATACCGGATCTGGTCGAGCATGCCGATCGCGCGCTCTACACCGCCAAACGCAAGGGCCGCAACCGGCTGGAATTGGCTGCCTCCGACTCGGACCGGCGCGACACCGCCGCGATCTGA
- a CDS encoding trypsin-like peptidase domain-containing protein, which translates to MVPDTHTSVPAAPRRKRAAAALLSIAALLATGGAPWAANPASPRAVTPRGELQADEKATIALFERSRDAVVFITTRERVRDFWSRNVFSVPKGSGSGFLWDEGGFIVTNYHVIEGASEATVRLADGTDYRSTLIGASPEHDIAVLRIKLGDKRIAPIPLGTSRDLRVGQKVFAIGNPFGLDWTLTSGIVSALDRSLGEDDGRAIHHLIQTDAAINPGNSGGPLLDSAGRLIGMNTAIYSPSGASAGIGFAVPADTVNRVVPELIRSGRYERPNLGLELDERVNARLARMLDVRGVVIVRVERGSSAEAAGLRGLTVTSNGSVIAGDIITAVDGKSVDSVDKLLALLDDKRGAGQVQLSVLRQGKTVIVQVRPQRGEGVSRL; encoded by the coding sequence ATCGTGCCCGACACGCACACGTCCGTTCCCGCCGCCCCCCGTCGGAAGCGCGCTGCGGCGGCCTTGCTCTCGATCGCAGCCCTGCTTGCAACCGGCGGCGCCCCATGGGCCGCAAACCCGGCGAGCCCGCGCGCAGTTACGCCCCGCGGCGAGCTTCAGGCCGACGAGAAGGCCACGATTGCGCTGTTCGAGCGCTCGCGCGACGCAGTGGTCTTCATCACCACGCGCGAGCGGGTGCGCGATTTCTGGTCCCGCAACGTGTTCTCGGTACCCAAGGGCAGCGGATCGGGATTCCTGTGGGACGAAGGCGGGTTCATCGTCACCAACTACCATGTCATCGAAGGCGCCAGCGAGGCGACGGTGCGGCTTGCGGACGGCACCGACTACCGCTCGACACTGATCGGTGCCAGCCCTGAACACGACATCGCGGTCCTCAGGATCAAGCTCGGCGACAAACGCATCGCGCCGATACCGCTCGGCACCAGCCGCGATCTGCGTGTCGGCCAGAAGGTGTTCGCGATTGGCAACCCGTTCGGCCTCGACTGGACGCTCACCAGCGGCATCGTCTCGGCGCTGGACCGCTCGCTCGGCGAAGACGATGGTCGCGCGATCCACCACCTGATCCAGACCGACGCCGCGATCAACCCGGGCAACTCGGGCGGCCCGCTGCTGGACTCCGCCGGACGCCTGATCGGCATGAACACCGCCATCTACAGCCCGAGCGGCGCCAGCGCCGGAATCGGCTTCGCGGTGCCGGCGGACACCGTCAATCGCGTGGTGCCGGAGCTCATCCGCAGCGGTCGTTACGAGCGACCGAACCTTGGGCTTGAATTGGACGAGCGCGTCAATGCCCGTCTCGCGCGCATGCTCGACGTACGCGGCGTGGTGATCGTGCGGGTGGAACGCGGTTCCAGCGCGGAGGCGGCTGGTCTGCGCGGCCTGACTGTCACTTCGAACGGCTCAGTCATCGCCGGCGACATCATCACCGCGGTGGATGGCAAAAGCGTCGATTCCGTCGACAAACTGCTCGCGCTGCTGGACGACAAACGCGGCGCAGGGCAAGTCCAGCTGTCAGTGCTGCGCCAGGGCAAGACGGTCATCGTGCAAGTGCGGCCGCAACGGGGCGAAGGCGTTAGCCGCCTTTGA
- a CDS encoding MFS transporter produces MSKPSPIAARIATKAHFFVSGLLFATWGVHVPTVKAHYGLSESALAGLMLASGIGALIALTRVGHWVARHGARPVVMLGGLTVALPLTLLLGMPGYAAMLALMFAFGLATGAFDVAMNAEAVAVEHAYARPIMSSFHGFFSLGGMVGAGIGSLVATAGIAASTHLLVAGVGGGGTILLASRWMLPDEATHSPDDAGGGFSLPPRPVLLLGLLAALGLLGEGAMYDWSALYMVKELGSPQAQAALAYGAFSAAMASARFGGDWVRAHVGPAKLLRLSSWLAAAAMTAALLIGTPWAALVGFALVGIGFSNIVPVLFAAAARIPGITPARGIAGVSSCGYLGFMIGPPVIGAIAQHRGLDVGLFVVAVFAALVALLAGKALGNTERPATRP; encoded by the coding sequence ATGTCGAAACCCAGCCCGATCGCCGCGCGCATCGCCACCAAGGCGCACTTCTTTGTCAGCGGGCTGCTGTTCGCGACCTGGGGTGTCCATGTGCCCACGGTCAAGGCGCACTACGGCCTGAGCGAGTCGGCGCTCGCCGGCCTGATGCTCGCTTCGGGCATCGGCGCCTTGATCGCGCTGACGCGGGTCGGCCATTGGGTCGCACGACACGGGGCGCGGCCGGTGGTGATGCTCGGCGGCCTGACCGTAGCCCTGCCGCTGACGCTCTTGCTCGGCATGCCTGGCTATGCCGCGATGCTTGCGCTGATGTTCGCTTTCGGGCTCGCGACCGGCGCCTTCGATGTCGCCATGAACGCGGAAGCGGTTGCGGTGGAGCACGCCTATGCCCGTCCGATCATGTCGTCCTTCCACGGTTTCTTCAGCCTCGGGGGCATGGTCGGCGCGGGCATCGGCAGCCTCGTCGCGACGGCCGGAATCGCCGCGTCGACACATCTGCTCGTTGCCGGCGTCGGCGGCGGTGGCACGATCCTGCTGGCCAGCCGCTGGATGCTGCCGGACGAAGCAACCCACTCGCCCGACGACGCCGGAGGCGGCTTCAGCCTGCCACCGCGACCGGTGCTGCTGCTCGGCCTGCTCGCTGCGCTGGGCCTGCTCGGCGAAGGCGCGATGTACGACTGGAGTGCGCTCTACATGGTGAAGGAACTGGGCAGTCCACAAGCGCAGGCGGCGCTGGCCTACGGCGCCTTCTCTGCCGCGATGGCGTCCGCGCGGTTTGGCGGTGATTGGGTACGCGCTCATGTCGGCCCGGCGAAGTTGCTACGCCTGTCGAGCTGGCTGGCCGCTGCCGCGATGACTGCCGCCCTGCTGATCGGCACACCGTGGGCGGCACTGGTCGGCTTCGCGCTGGTCGGCATCGGTTTCTCGAACATCGTGCCGGTGCTGTTCGCTGCCGCGGCGCGCATTCCCGGTATCACCCCGGCGCGTGGCATCGCCGGGGTATCAAGCTGTGGCTACCTCGGCTTCATGATCGGCCCGCCGGTGATCGGCGCGATCGCGCAGCACCGCGGGCTGGATGTCGGTCTTTTCGTGGTTGCAGTGTTCGCGGCGCTGGTGGCCTTGCTGGCAGGCAAGGCCCTTGGGAACACGGAAAGACCGGCGACCCGGCCTTAG
- a CDS encoding carbohydrate kinase family protein: MARIAVAGLYTLETNLRIEGFPLPYYPVTYPFHGITQAHAGVGLNVAVALAGLGHEVRFATLIGEDEPGDHMMAALPGFGLAGGHVARNASATSQSVILVAPDGNRQIHCDLKDLQERHYPTERVASLLDDATLAVVCNINFARPLLAAARERDIPIATDVHALEDFDDAYNRDFMAAADILFLSHERLRCTPGEAISALRQRYDPRILVIGLGSGGALLSERGQSTLQLPAIAPRGVVNTIGAGDALFSAFVDQTQRGLPASLALRNATLYAGTKVSESGATCGLMNAQAFQAAIAASY; the protein is encoded by the coding sequence ATGGCACGCATTGCAGTCGCAGGGCTCTACACGCTCGAAACCAACCTGCGTATCGAGGGCTTTCCGCTCCCCTACTACCCGGTCACCTACCCCTTTCACGGCATCACGCAGGCACATGCCGGCGTTGGCCTGAACGTGGCGGTGGCGCTCGCAGGGCTCGGGCACGAGGTGCGCTTTGCCACGCTGATCGGCGAAGACGAACCGGGCGACCACATGATGGCCGCCCTGCCCGGCTTCGGGCTGGCTGGCGGGCATGTCGCACGCAACGCTTCCGCCACCTCGCAATCCGTCATTCTCGTTGCACCAGATGGCAACCGGCAGATCCACTGCGATCTAAAGGATCTGCAGGAGCGCCACTATCCCACCGAGCGGGTCGCCAGCCTGCTTGACGACGCCACGCTCGCAGTGGTTTGCAACATCAACTTCGCCCGCCCGCTGCTGGCGGCGGCACGTGAGCGCGACATCCCGATCGCGACCGATGTGCATGCGCTGGAGGACTTCGACGACGCCTACAACCGCGACTTCATGGCCGCGGCGGACATCCTGTTCCTCTCGCACGAACGTCTGCGCTGCACGCCGGGCGAAGCGATCTCCGCGCTGCGCCAGCGCTACGATCCACGCATCCTGGTGATCGGACTGGGCAGCGGCGGCGCTCTGCTGTCGGAGCGCGGGCAATCCACGCTGCAACTTCCGGCGATCGCGCCGCGTGGCGTCGTCAATACCATCGGCGCCGGCGATGCGCTCTTTTCGGCCTTTGTCGACCAGACCCAGCGCGGCCTGCCGGCCTCGCTCGCCCTGCGCAATGCGACGCTTTATGCCGGCACCAAGGTCAGCGAGAGCGGCGCGACCTGCGGGCTGATGAACGCGCAAGCCTTCCAGGCCGCGATCGCTGCGAGTTACTGA